From the Streptococcus hyointestinalis genome, the window GAAACATTGAAAACAATTGTTTCAGAAGAATTGACAAAATATGCATCTTCTATTCTTCTTGATCCAGAATACGGTTTGCCAGCATCTAAAGCTCGAGCGGACGAAGCAGGGCTATTACTTGCCTACGAAAAAACAGGATACGATGCAAGTACAACAAGCCGCTTACCAGATTGTTTGGATGATTGGTCAGTCAAACGCCTTAAAGAACAGGGTGCCGATACACTGAAATTTTTGCTATACTATGATGTAGATGGTGATGAGCAAGTAAACCGTCAGAAACAAGCATATATTGAACGTATTGGTTCTGAATGTAAGGCAGAAGATATTCCGTTCTTCCTTGAAATTCTGTCTTATGACGAAGGTATTGCAGACAACACAGGTGTTGAGTTCGCCAAAGTAAAACCTCGTAAAGTGAGTGAAGCGATGAAAGTCTTCTCAGATGAGCGTTTCGGCATTGATGTTCTTAAGGTTGAAGTTCCAGTCAATATGAATTTCGTTGAAGGTTTTGGTGATGGTGAAGTTGTCTACACTAAGGAAGAAGCAGCACAACACTTCCGTGACCAGGAGGCTTCAACACACCTACCTTATATCTATTTAAGTGCGGGTGTTTCTGCTAAATTATTCCAAGATACCTTAGTATTTGCGGCAGAATCAGGTGCTAAGTTCAATGGTGTTCTTTGTGGCCGTGCAACGTGGGCTGGCTCAGTTCAAGTCTTTATTGAACAAGGGGAAGAAGCTGCTCGTGAATGGTTGCGTACAACTGGATTCCAAAATATTGATGAATTGAACAAGGTTTTGGAAAAAACTGCTAGTCCATGGACTGAAAAAGTATAATCATAAAAATTTTTGGAGGAAATAATCATGAATAGAGAAGAAATCACTCTTTTAGGATTTGAAATTGTTGCTTATGCTGGAGATGCACGCTCTAAGTTTTTAGAGGCTCTCAAAGCAGCTCAAGCAGGCGACTATGCTAAAGCTGAAGAATTGATTGCAGCTGGTGGTGAGTGTTTAAATGATGCACACAATGCTCAGACAAGTCTTCTACAAAAAGAAGCAGCTGGTGAGGATCTTGCCTTTAGTGTTACCTTAATGCATGGTCAAGATCACTTGATGACTACAATCTTACTTCAAGACCTAGTGGAACATATGATTGAGTTGTATAAGAGAGGAGCGAAATAATGAAAGGGTTGATTGCTCAAATTGAGAAAGGGAAACCTTTCTTTGAGAAGATTTCTCGGAATATTTACCTCCGTGCTATTCGTGATGGCTTTATCGCTGGCATGCCGGTCATTCTTTTCTCAAGTATTTTCATCTTAATTGCTTATGTTCCTAATGCTTGGGGATTCAAATGGAGTGCTG encodes:
- the lacD gene encoding tagatose-bisphosphate aldolase, whose translation is MVLTAQKRSLMEKVSDKNGVISALAFDQRGALKKMMAKHQTEEPTVEQIETLKTIVSEELTKYASSILLDPEYGLPASKARADEAGLLLAYEKTGYDASTTSRLPDCLDDWSVKRLKEQGADTLKFLLYYDVDGDEQVNRQKQAYIERIGSECKAEDIPFFLEILSYDEGIADNTGVEFAKVKPRKVSEAMKVFSDERFGIDVLKVEVPVNMNFVEGFGDGEVVYTKEEAAQHFRDQEASTHLPYIYLSAGVSAKLFQDTLVFAAESGAKFNGVLCGRATWAGSVQVFIEQGEEAAREWLRTTGFQNIDELNKVLEKTASPWTEKV
- a CDS encoding PTS lactose/cellobiose transporter subunit IIA, coding for MNREEITLLGFEIVAYAGDARSKFLEALKAAQAGDYAKAEELIAAGGECLNDAHNAQTSLLQKEAAGEDLAFSVTLMHGQDHLMTTILLQDLVEHMIELYKRGAK